The following are encoded together in the Balaenoptera acutorostrata chromosome 9, mBalAcu1.1, whole genome shotgun sequence genome:
- the LOC103010038 gene encoding interferon-induced transmembrane protein 1-like, with the protein MIKEEHEVAVLGAPQTQAPMTTTVINIPRETSVPDHIVWSLFNTIFMNWCCLGFVAFAYSVKSRDRKMVGDVVGAQSYASTAKCLNIWALVLGIFLTIGSIVLLVFVYLKAYQMGLQMANNGGY; encoded by the exons ATGATCAAGGAGGAGCACGAGGTGGCCGTGCTGGGGGCTCCCCAGACCCAGGCCCCCATGACCACCACGGTGATCAACATCCCCAGGGAGACCTCCGTGCCCGACCACATCGTCTGGTCCCTGTTCAACACGATCTTCATGAACTGGTGCTGCCTGGGATTCGTGGCATTCGCCTACTCCGTGAAG TCTAGGGACCGGAAGATGGTGGGCGATGTTGTTGGGGCCCAGAGCTATGCCTCCACCGCCAAGTGCCTGAACATCTGGGCCCTGGTCCTGGGCATCTTTCTGACTATTGGATCGATCGTTCTTCTGGTGTTTGTTTACCTGAAAGCCTACCAGATGGGTTTACAGATGGCGAATAATGGAGGCTACTAG
- the LOC103019427 gene encoding interferon-induced transmembrane protein 3-like — MSRTSQPFFNGAHSGVLPSYEMIKEEHEVAVLGAPQSQAPVTTTVINIRSETSVPDHIVWSLFNTIFMNWCCLGFVAFAYSVKSRDRKMVGDVVGAQSYASTAKCLNIWALVLGIFLTIGSIVLLVFVYLKAYQMGLQMANNGGY, encoded by the exons ATGAGCCGCACATCCCAACCCTTCTTCAACGGTGCCCACAGCGGGGTCCTCCCAAGCTATGAGATGATCAAGGAGGAGCACGAGGTGGCCGTGCTGGGGGCTCCCCAGAGCCAGGCCCCCGTGACCACCACGGTGATCAACATCCGCAGCGAGACCTCGGTGCCCGACCACATCGTCTGGTCCCTGTTCAACACGATCTTCATGAACTGGTGCTGCCTGGGCTTCGTGGCATTCGCCTACTCCGTGAAG TCTAGGGACCGGAAGATGGTGGGCGACGTCGTTGGGGCCCAGAGCTATGCCTCCACCGCCAAGTGCCTGAACATCTGGGCCCTGGTCCTGGGCATCTTTCTGACTATTGGATCGATCGTTCTTCTGGTGTTTGTTTACCTGAAAGCCTACCAGATGGGTTTACAGATGGCGAATAATGGAGGCTACTAG
- the LOC103018886 gene encoding interferon-induced transmembrane protein 3-like: MSRTSQPFFNGAHSGVLPSYEMIKEEHEVAVLGAPQSQAPVTTTVINIRSETSVPDHIVWSLFNTIFMNWCCLGFVAFAYSVKSRDRKMVGDVVGAQSYASTAKCLNIWALVLGLLLTIVCIIIFATGSLMIFQAVSQLINDYGGY; this comes from the exons ATGAGCCGCACATCCCAACCCTTCTTCAACGGTGCCCACAGCGGGGTCCTCCCAAGCTATGAGATGATCAAGGAGGAGCACGAGGTGGCCGTGCTGGGGGCTCCCCAGAGCCAGGCCCCCGTGACCACCACGGTGATCAACATCCGCAGCGAGACCTCGGTGCCCGACCACATCGTCTGGTCCCTGTTCAACACGATCTTCATGAACTGGTGCTGCCTGGGCTTCGTGGCATTCGCCTACTCCGTGAAG TCTAGGGACCGGAAGATGGTGGGCGACGTCGTTGGGGCCCAGAGCTATGCCTCCACCGCCAAGTGCCTGAACATCTGGGCCCTGGTCCTGGGCCTCCTTCTGACGATCGTCTGCATCATTATTTTCGCCACTGGCTCCCTGATGATTTTTCAAGCAGTTTCCCAGCTCATAAACGACTATGGCGGCTACTAG